The Pagrus major chromosome 17, Pma_NU_1.0 genome includes a region encoding these proteins:
- the LOC141011641 gene encoding uncharacterized protein isoform X2 produces the protein MGLVQCFVIVLMLSAKSAFTLPAATMKGTKCETMCPAGTYQKSCTECVPCPAERYTSDWNEEDSCHLCYLDCRPVFHLKVVQNCTSKSDVKCICEAGFKCSEWDTLPKRCKSCTKIQETTEAGPIISDRDKQTPSSASSGHSSTPAKPCRFPKCVSPAVPAATNGPHLKTDKMSSQLAAILCPVVIMGCVALMILFFVRRPGDESCFKQAIALLICNERGRDASHKSKESTHQFPRDSFSAKQPPSLSAANLGPVHVHNPGTVIFSLLSQFTGQVGPTIEAGKVAERRSGKEEEEEEEEERDCPVFHPTSSPSIHLSEEERSGEIDSYFFPSQEQGKDYHVSKEEAL, from the exons ATGGGACTCGTGCAATGTTTTGTGATAGTCTTGATGTTATCTGCAAAGTCGGCGTTCACCCTACCGGCG GCCACTATGAAAGGCACAAAGTGTGAAACAATGTGCCCTGcag GTACGTATCAGAAGTCTTGTACAGAGTGCGTGCCCTGTCCTGCTGAAAGATACACAAGTGACTGGAACGAAGAAGACAGCTGCCATCTCTGCTACCTAGACTGCAGACCAG TTTTTCATCTGAAGGTGGTTCAGAATTGCACCAGCAAGTCCGATGTGAAGTGCATCTGTGAGGCTGGTTTTAAATGCTCTGAGTGGGATACTCTCCCCAAGCGCTGCAAATCCTGCACAAAGATCCAGGAAACAACTG AAGCAGGACCCATTATCTCGGACCGAGATAAACAAACGCCTtcctcagcttcctcaggacATAGCAGCACTCCTGCCAAGCCATGCCGATTTCCCAA ATGTGTCTCTCCGGCAGTCCCAGCAGCAACAAATGGCCCACATCTCAAAACAG aCAAGATGAGCAGTCAGCTGGCAGCCATCTTGTGTCCAGTGGTTATCATGGGATGCGTGGCCCTCATGATCCTGTTCTTCGTTCGTCGGCCTGGAGACGAATCATGTTTCAAGCAAG CTATTGCATTGCTGATATGCAATGAG AGAGGTCGAGACGCTTCTCACAAGTCAAAGGAGTCAACGCATCAGTTCCCCAGAGACTCATTCAGTGCAAAGCAGCCACCATCCCTTTCAGCAGCCAATCTGG gTCCAGTACATGTCCACAATCCGGGGACGGTCATCTTTAGCTTGCTCAGTCAGTTCACAGGCCAAGTTGGTCCGACAATTGAAGCTGGGAAGGTGGCTGAGAGGAGGAGcggcaaagaagaagaagaagaagaagaagaagagagggactGTCCTGTGTTTCATCCCACATCCTCTCCCAGTATTCATCtctctgaggaggagaggagtggagagATTGACAGCTATTTCTTTCCCTCCCAGGAGCAGGGGAAGGATTACCACGTGTCCAAAGAGGAGGCGCTATGA
- the LOC141011641 gene encoding uncharacterized protein isoform X1, with product MFLYRMGLVQCFVIVLMLSAKSAFTLPAATMKGTKCETMCPAGTYQKSCTECVPCPAERYTSDWNEEDSCHLCYLDCRPVFHLKVVQNCTSKSDVKCICEAGFKCSEWDTLPKRCKSCTKIQETTEAGPIISDRDKQTPSSASSGHSSTPAKPCRFPKCVSPAVPAATNGPHLKTDKMSSQLAAILCPVVIMGCVALMILFFVRRPGDESCFKQAIALLICNERGRDASHKSKESTHQFPRDSFSAKQPPSLSAANLGPVHVHNPGTVIFSLLSQFTGQVGPTIEAGKVAERRSGKEEEEEEEEERDCPVFHPTSSPSIHLSEEERSGEIDSYFFPSQEQGKDYHVSKEEAL from the exons ATGTTTCTCTATAGGATGGGACTCGTGCAATGTTTTGTGATAGTCTTGATGTTATCTGCAAAGTCGGCGTTCACCCTACCGGCG GCCACTATGAAAGGCACAAAGTGTGAAACAATGTGCCCTGcag GTACGTATCAGAAGTCTTGTACAGAGTGCGTGCCCTGTCCTGCTGAAAGATACACAAGTGACTGGAACGAAGAAGACAGCTGCCATCTCTGCTACCTAGACTGCAGACCAG TTTTTCATCTGAAGGTGGTTCAGAATTGCACCAGCAAGTCCGATGTGAAGTGCATCTGTGAGGCTGGTTTTAAATGCTCTGAGTGGGATACTCTCCCCAAGCGCTGCAAATCCTGCACAAAGATCCAGGAAACAACTG AAGCAGGACCCATTATCTCGGACCGAGATAAACAAACGCCTtcctcagcttcctcaggacATAGCAGCACTCCTGCCAAGCCATGCCGATTTCCCAA ATGTGTCTCTCCGGCAGTCCCAGCAGCAACAAATGGCCCACATCTCAAAACAG aCAAGATGAGCAGTCAGCTGGCAGCCATCTTGTGTCCAGTGGTTATCATGGGATGCGTGGCCCTCATGATCCTGTTCTTCGTTCGTCGGCCTGGAGACGAATCATGTTTCAAGCAAG CTATTGCATTGCTGATATGCAATGAG AGAGGTCGAGACGCTTCTCACAAGTCAAAGGAGTCAACGCATCAGTTCCCCAGAGACTCATTCAGTGCAAAGCAGCCACCATCCCTTTCAGCAGCCAATCTGG gTCCAGTACATGTCCACAATCCGGGGACGGTCATCTTTAGCTTGCTCAGTCAGTTCACAGGCCAAGTTGGTCCGACAATTGAAGCTGGGAAGGTGGCTGAGAGGAGGAGcggcaaagaagaagaagaagaagaagaagaagagagggactGTCCTGTGTTTCATCCCACATCCTCTCCCAGTATTCATCtctctgaggaggagaggagtggagagATTGACAGCTATTTCTTTCCCTCCCAGGAGCAGGGGAAGGATTACCACGTGTCCAAAGAGGAGGCGCTATGA